Proteins from a single region of Haloterrigena alkaliphila:
- a CDS encoding CbiX/SirB N-terminal domain-containing protein: MQALVIAAHGSHLNPDASDPTYVHADTVRETGAFDEVREAFWKEEPHFREVIRTLESDEVFVVPLFISEGYFTEQVIPRELRLEEWNPEKWDSDGTSASQVTLEVGDANKTVHYCGPVGTHDAMTDVIVQRAESVTADPDVGEGVGLAVVGHGTERNENSAKAIEYHTERIRERDRFDEAKALFMDEEPEVDDVTDYFDSDDVVVVPLFIADGYHTQEDIPEDMGLTEDYRLGWDVPSEVDGHRIWYAGAVGTEGLMADVVLERAADAGADIGGALEAVREGVAPTGDGDRGTDPEPSAEMGD, encoded by the coding sequence ATGCAAGCGCTGGTCATCGCGGCGCACGGTTCACACCTGAATCCCGACGCCTCTGACCCCACCTACGTCCACGCGGACACCGTCCGCGAGACGGGCGCGTTCGACGAGGTCCGGGAGGCCTTCTGGAAGGAGGAACCGCACTTCCGGGAGGTGATCCGCACCCTCGAGTCCGACGAGGTGTTCGTCGTCCCGCTCTTCATCAGCGAGGGCTACTTCACCGAGCAGGTCATCCCGCGGGAACTGCGCCTCGAGGAGTGGAATCCCGAGAAGTGGGACTCCGACGGCACGAGCGCCTCGCAGGTGACCCTCGAGGTCGGCGACGCGAACAAGACCGTCCACTACTGCGGCCCCGTCGGGACGCACGACGCGATGACGGACGTGATCGTCCAGCGCGCCGAGTCGGTCACGGCCGATCCCGACGTGGGGGAGGGGGTCGGCCTCGCGGTCGTCGGCCACGGCACCGAGCGCAACGAGAACTCCGCGAAGGCCATCGAGTACCACACCGAGCGCATCCGCGAGCGGGACCGCTTCGACGAGGCGAAGGCGCTGTTCATGGACGAGGAGCCGGAGGTCGACGACGTCACCGACTACTTCGACAGCGACGATGTCGTCGTCGTCCCGCTGTTCATCGCCGACGGCTACCACACCCAGGAGGACATCCCCGAGGACATGGGGCTGACCGAGGACTACCGGCTGGGCTGGGACGTGCCCAGCGAGGTCGACGGCCACCGCATCTGGTACGCCGGCGCCGTCGGCACGGAGGGGCTGATGGCCGACGTCGTCCTCGAGCGAGCGGCCGACGCCGGCGCCGATATCGGGGGCGCGCTCGAGGCGGTCCGCGAGGGCGTCGCTCCGACGGGCGACGGCGACCGCGGGACCGATCCCGAACCGAGCGCGGAGATGGGGGACTGA
- a CDS encoding BsuPI-related putative proteinase inhibitor, with amino-acid sequence MTLEGALEADVRPTDGDSRTVSFAFTVTNAGSEPVELQFSDACKAEFVVRDGDREVWRYTEGRLFAQMLSREDLEPDGSSTYEAEWERPRTGEYTVTAELRTQEASCEARTSVTVPE; translated from the coding sequence ATGACACTCGAGGGGGCGCTCGAAGCCGACGTGCGGCCGACCGACGGCGACTCGAGAACGGTCTCGTTCGCGTTTACCGTCACCAACGCGGGCTCCGAACCCGTCGAACTGCAGTTTTCGGACGCGTGCAAGGCGGAGTTCGTCGTCCGCGACGGCGACCGCGAGGTCTGGCGCTACACGGAGGGCCGACTGTTCGCCCAGATGCTGAGTCGGGAGGACCTCGAACCCGACGGGTCGTCGACCTACGAGGCCGAGTGGGAGCGGCCGCGGACAGGCGAGTACACCGTCACCGCCGAGTTGCGAACACAGGAGGCGTCCTGCGAGGCGCGAACGTCGGTCACCGTTCCGGAGTGA
- a CDS encoding DR2241 family protein, whose translation MTATLPAADFEALLEAVDADGTVGFDGLRIDRASDGDGYTLETPDDEWTGLEADDLRDALEPLAAYVTNWRYWQRSVGGEGTARRAFLRWCERAPLELEGDGDEPADADTDHPDHPSVDDPLPVPERYEALREGIDREWGQLCITARLGDDVDEPAGERVYDLWHVDDAASDIADLEIYDDPLEAREIATYDEDGRYRPLKTAPTLPSGWAFTGLSGAELVETVEFVYPATVANWHRERRGELDVDHWVETAERQTGIYDVLDELPREAVEWVAEACCVDSQCLRRREWEYEAGDDLDVDGGDGPFPCREPCSLVVAAARKWTILESEAEHTYELELTTSEYNQLAELIDAVAEGRTDEIREADVNDGANRFRARYLRAKRFDEEGDLEGRRVDD comes from the coding sequence GTGACGGCGACGCTGCCGGCAGCCGACTTCGAGGCGCTGCTCGAGGCCGTCGACGCCGACGGGACGGTCGGGTTCGACGGGCTCCGGATCGATCGCGCCTCGGACGGCGACGGCTACACCCTCGAGACGCCCGACGACGAGTGGACCGGCCTCGAAGCCGACGACCTCCGAGACGCCCTCGAGCCGCTCGCGGCGTACGTCACGAACTGGCGCTACTGGCAGCGGTCGGTCGGCGGCGAGGGGACCGCCCGGCGGGCGTTCCTCCGGTGGTGTGAACGAGCGCCCCTCGAGCTCGAGGGAGACGGTGACGAACCGGCGGACGCCGACACCGACCATCCCGACCATCCGTCGGTCGACGACCCGCTTCCCGTTCCCGAGCGCTACGAGGCCCTGCGTGAGGGGATCGACCGTGAGTGGGGCCAGCTGTGCATCACCGCCCGGCTCGGCGACGACGTCGACGAACCCGCCGGCGAGCGCGTCTACGACCTGTGGCACGTCGACGACGCCGCCAGCGACATCGCCGACCTCGAGATCTACGACGATCCCCTCGAGGCCCGCGAGATCGCGACGTACGACGAGGACGGTCGGTACCGCCCGCTGAAGACCGCGCCCACGCTGCCCTCGGGGTGGGCGTTCACCGGCCTCTCGGGCGCGGAACTCGTCGAGACGGTGGAGTTCGTCTACCCCGCGACGGTCGCCAACTGGCACCGCGAACGGCGCGGGGAACTGGACGTCGACCACTGGGTCGAGACCGCCGAGCGCCAGACCGGCATCTACGACGTCCTCGACGAGCTACCCCGCGAGGCCGTCGAGTGGGTGGCCGAGGCCTGCTGCGTCGACTCGCAGTGTCTGCGACGACGCGAGTGGGAGTACGAGGCGGGCGACGACCTCGACGTCGACGGCGGCGACGGCCCGTTTCCCTGTCGGGAGCCCTGCTCGCTGGTCGTCGCCGCCGCCCGCAAGTGGACCATCCTCGAGTCCGAGGCGGAGCACACCTACGAACTCGAGTTGACCACCAGCGAGTACAACCAGCTCGCGGAACTGATCGACGCGGTCGCCGAGGGCCGAACCGACGAGATCCGCGAAGCGGACGTCAACGACGGTGCGAACCGTTTCCGGGCACGCTACCTCCGGGCCAAGCGGTTCGACGAGGAGGGGGACCTCGAGGGAAGGCGGGTCGACGACTGA
- a CDS encoding DUF7524 family protein: protein MSPEVIVHVNRGSADSLEAAVDTVETRGSFGLRVQSHGSPAHVHCRLDDALARIATLETSNYYVEEDGETIVPVHVAAERIDDSIAGELEILTGYGSESLSIPVTVGPAPDGVDVDDSLADPPADRSDRSALERAVDVTALEPASLAIGALGAIAVMVGVLTATAIGGPVAAAGLAVVVLGVAVALLLLAW, encoded by the coding sequence GTGTCCCCGGAGGTCATCGTCCACGTCAACCGTGGATCCGCCGACTCGCTCGAGGCCGCAGTCGACACCGTCGAGACGCGCGGCTCGTTCGGCCTGCGCGTCCAGAGCCACGGCTCGCCCGCGCACGTCCACTGTCGTCTCGACGACGCGCTCGCGCGGATCGCGACGCTCGAGACGTCGAACTACTACGTCGAGGAGGATGGCGAAACGATCGTCCCGGTCCACGTCGCCGCCGAGCGAATCGACGATTCCATCGCGGGCGAACTCGAGATACTGACCGGCTACGGATCCGAATCGCTCTCGATCCCCGTGACGGTCGGCCCCGCACCGGACGGGGTCGACGTCGACGACTCGCTCGCCGACCCGCCCGCCGACCGGTCCGACCGGTCCGCTCTCGAGCGAGCGGTCGACGTCACCGCCCTCGAGCCGGCGTCGCTGGCGATCGGTGCACTCGGCGCGATCGCGGTCATGGTCGGTGTGCTGACGGCGACGGCGATCGGCGGTCCGGTCGCCGCTGCGGGACTGGCAGTCGTCGTTCTCGGCGTCGCCGTCGCGTTGTTGCTGTTGGCGTGGTGA
- a CDS encoding methytransferase partner Trm112, translated as MKESLLEILCCPLDKHELELEDADYEGDDEDAELIGGDLVCTECGERYPIEDGIPNLLPPDMREETPA; from the coding sequence ATGAAGGAGTCGTTACTGGAGATCCTCTGCTGTCCGCTGGACAAACACGAACTGGAACTCGAGGACGCCGACTACGAGGGCGACGACGAGGACGCCGAACTCATCGGTGGGGACCTCGTCTGTACCGAGTGTGGCGAACGGTACCCGATCGAAGACGGCATCCCGAACCTGCTCCCGCCGGATATGCGCGAGGAGACCCCGGCCTGA
- a CDS encoding DUF2797 domain-containing protein encodes MQLVGYEPSGRGSMLLVSDGDAVDARPLESGADLAYALGERHCAGTIDEDGDHVSCDRPSAPYCEYHTSTWVCARCTGTCLKDEMDCYEEHAVYIAAFAPDTFKVGVTKSRRLETRLREQGADRAAHVHTVSNGRIARELEAEIAERLVDRVRTPAKVASLAATIDGAAWESVLDEFDVIQRFEFDYGLGLEAQPVRETIASGTVVGVKGRLLVLETGGTTYAVDMRDLVGYDVTAGETSRSLQSSLGSFG; translated from the coding sequence GTGCAACTGGTCGGCTACGAACCGAGCGGCCGCGGGTCGATGCTGCTGGTCAGCGACGGCGACGCCGTCGACGCCCGCCCGCTCGAGTCCGGGGCCGACCTCGCCTACGCGCTCGGGGAGCGCCACTGCGCCGGAACGATCGACGAGGACGGCGACCACGTTTCGTGTGATCGACCGTCGGCCCCCTACTGCGAGTACCACACGAGTACGTGGGTCTGCGCCCGCTGTACGGGCACCTGCCTGAAGGACGAGATGGACTGCTACGAGGAACACGCCGTCTACATCGCCGCCTTCGCCCCGGACACGTTCAAGGTCGGCGTCACCAAGAGTCGCCGGCTCGAGACCCGCCTCCGGGAACAGGGCGCCGACCGCGCGGCCCACGTCCACACCGTCTCGAACGGCCGAATCGCCCGCGAACTCGAGGCCGAGATCGCCGAGCGGCTGGTCGATCGGGTCCGGACGCCGGCGAAGGTCGCCTCACTGGCCGCGACGATCGACGGTGCGGCGTGGGAGTCGGTTCTCGACGAATTCGACGTCATTCAGCGGTTCGAGTTCGACTACGGCCTCGGCCTCGAGGCCCAACCGGTCCGCGAGACCATCGCCTCGGGGACCGTCGTCGGCGTGAAGGGGCGGCTGCTGGTGCTCGAGACCGGCGGGACGACCTACGCCGTGGACATGCGCGATCTGGTGGGGTACGACGTCACGGCCGGCGAGACGAGTCGCAGCCTGCAGTCCTCGCTCGGGTCGTTCGGCTAG